The genomic stretch TTTCCGGTCGTGGACCTCAAGCTCGACTTCCCCCTGAAAACCACATTGTTTTAAAATCGGCTTGGGGATTCTAACCCCCTGAGAATTGCCGATACGGATTATGGACGCCTTCATTTCGCCACCTCACCGCTAGAGTCGTGGCTATATTGTAATTACGACGGCAGCGAGTGTCAATTTTATTTCTCCGTCATCCCGAACTATCCCGCGTAACGCGCGGCAAACAGCTTCGGATCCTCCGTAAACGCCTCGATACAAGAAAGACAGATACAGGCCTTGCGCTGCAGCTCCGGCGGAACCAGGTCAATCAACGCGCCCGGAACCTCCACCTCGACACACCAGCAGGGACCGGCATCGGCGTGCAGCCCGCAATTGTTGTCCTGCTTGCAGATGGGACAGGTTTTGGCGGTCATGCCCCCTCACCCCCCGGCAATGATCGGCAGCAAGGTCACCTCGCTGCCGTCCGGCACCGGAGCCTGGTCTTCGTCGGAGAGGACCATGTTGCCGTTGATGGCGATATTCCAGGAACGATCCTGCAACTGCTCCGCGGCCTCCGGGAGCCGGCGCTGCAGTTCGGCCCGCAACTGGCCGAGGTCGCTGACCGGCTGATCGATGATCACCACCCCTTCCGGCGCCCCGGGCAGCGGCTGCGGCAGTTTGACCTGAACGCAGAAACCGGTTGCAACCCGGGAGAGTTTCGCGTGCCAGTCGGGAGCCGGGAGCCCTTCTGAATTGAGTCCGGTGAGCCGGTAGAAACGCTGCTTCAGCTCTTCGAACCGCTCCCGGTCGACCTTCTCCCCCTTGAACGGACCGACCGTGATCGGCTCCTCGAACCAGCGCCGCGGCAGGGTATCATCCTGCGCCCGCAGGCCGAAGCTGAAGTTGAGCATCCGCTCCAGTCCGATGATGTTGCGGCCGATCTCGTCCAGGTCGTCCCCGCTCAGGGTCATTCCGGTCAATCCCCTGATCTGCCCGGCGAAGAGTTCCAGGTCGGGGGTTGACGGCGAATTGAACAGCTTGGTGTTGAAGCGGCACATGCCGACCGCGTCGCCGGCAGCGAAGGTATTCTCGCAGCGCCGCACGGCGTATTCCTTGCCCTCGTAGGAGGTCGGCTGCGGTGCCACCACGCCGCCGTAGAGGGCGGTCTTGAAGGCGGCATCGTCGTTGATGCGGGCATTGATCTCCAGGGTGGCGCGGTTGCGCAGGTGATCCATGCCGCGGGTGGCAACCGCCAGACCGAGGGCGAAGGCCTTGAGAATGCGGGCGTCGTGGGGATCGGACTGGAACAGCCCCTTGGAAGCCATGCAGTAGTCAAGTGCCTCGGCCGGGTACCTGCCCTGCTCCACCGCCCGACTGGAGCAGGCGATGGTGTCGCCGAAACCTTCCCGCTTCGCGGTCATGAACAGCAGCTGCTCGATGACCGGATAATTGCCCCAGGTCAGTTCCAGGCCACCGGTATCTTCCTGATCGATGATGCCGCGCTGGTAGAGTTCCATCGCCCAGGCGATGGCGCTGCCGCAGCTGGAGGCGTCGAGGGCGAGATCATTGATGATGTTGTTGAGCCTCAAGACCTGTTCCGGCTCCTTGATGCCGATGTTGGGACCGAACTTGCCGACGATAATGTATTCCGGCCCTTCTCCCTTGTCGTACTGGTCGAAGACCCCGTCGTTGTTGATGCCGTTGTAGGTCCGCTGCTTGTGATGCTCCAGCGTGCTCTGGTCTTTGTCGTAGCTGGCGTTGCCGGCGATGCCGGTCAGGGCGCTGGCGCCCCAGCCCCCCTTGCCGCCGGGCAGCATGTCGTTGTTGGCCCGGCAGCAGACCGGACACTTGTAGCAGCCGCTCATGTTCGGTCGGTAGGGATCGAAATTGTCGGCGTCGAGGCTGTCGTGCCAGGTGGTCTCCTGGTTGTTCTTGGTGCCCATGGCGCCGAGGACCCGGCTCGGCTTGTAGAGGAACGGCGTGCCGACCTTCTTCAGGGCGTTCTGCACCACGCTGGCGGAGAGGATCTTCTTGCCGATCTCGCGGTTTTGCCGCTTGTAGTCGGCCGTGAGATCGAACTCGGGCGGCTTGCCGAGCAGCAGGATCGCCTTGAGGTTGAGGCTCCCCATCTTGGCGCCGCCGCCGCCGCGCGCCCAGATCGATTTCTGCCCGGCCATGATACCGCTGCACAGCACCCGGTTCTCCCCGGCGCTGCTGATGCGCGCCATGGCCATATCCTTCTGTTCTGTGCAGGCAAAATCGCATTCGATCGCCGCCGTGAACGCGATATTGTTCATGCCGCGATAGCGGGTGGCATCGACGAAGTCGACCTGGTCCCGGTCAATCTTCAGCAGCGTCCACTGCGAATTGCGCCCGTAAAGTACCAGGTGGTCATAGCCGTGGCGCTTGAGAAAGGCGGGAAAGTAGTCGCCGGCATTGCTGTCGAGAATCGCCCGGCTTTCCGGTGAGCGGCTGGTGACATTGCCGCGGGTGGCGCTCGGCATATTGGCGGTCAGGATCCCGGCGCCGAAGATCAGCGGCACCCCGGGGTCGAGGGGATCGAGCCCCGCATCCAGCAGATTGTAGAGCAGGAACATATTGCCGCCGCGCCCGCCGAGGAAGGTCTTGACCACCTCCACCGGCAGGTAGGCGCGCCGACTCTCGCGGCGTTCCAGGTCGACGAACAGCACCGCACCCTGGGTCGGGTACTGCGGTTGTTCCTGCATCCGTTCAACAAGTCGATCAACCCGCGCTCTGATATCCATGAGGTCCTCGCATCTGAAAAATCCTAGTTCTGTTCAGCCTCGGCGGCAAAATCTCCATCGACAGGGCCACCCAGCAGTTTCGGGCTATGACGACGAAAGGTGGTCAGAATCTCCTCAAAGGGCACATCTGCATACACGCCCCGATCGTGGACATATTCCAGGTGCCTGCGCTGATCAACGTCGTAAGGATGAAAAATCGAATCCTCGCGGCCATCGAACTCCAGCGGTTTGACCCGGAAGCGGGTACAGAGCTCGAGATTGAAGGCCGGGGTCGCCTTGACCCAGCGCCCATCCAGCAGAATTTCCGTAAAGGCATGCCAACGCATCAGGTCGCCGCCGTTAAGCTCCCTCAGTCGTGGCGTGGTGAGGTGATTTCTGACATCGGCAAACCCGAGACGGGCCGGGAGCCCCATGACGCGACAGCAGGCCGCCAACAGGGACGCCTTGGAGATGCAGAATCCGAAGCCCCTGCCGAGGACACTGCTGGCCCGATAGTTTTCCACATCGGTGAAATCAAGATAGGGGGTGTAGCGGATTCCGTCCCGCACTGCGTAATAGAGGTTTACGGCCTGGTCAATGGGGCTGGCGGCGTCGCCGGCAATGATATGGGCAAAGTCCCGGACCGCATGACTGTCCGAGTCAACAAATTCGCCCGGCTGAAGAAAGGTCGAACGTTCCATCTTTTCAGAACAGCAGCATCGGGCAGTTCACCTTGTGCATCGCCGCGTTGGTGATCGAACCGAACAGGATGTCGCTGACCTCGCCGCCCCCCTCGTGGCGCGCCATCACCAGCAGGAAAATCTCCTCTTCAGCATCGATCTTCTTGA from Geothermobacter hydrogeniphilus encodes the following:
- a CDS encoding transglutaminase-like domain-containing protein, translated to MERSTFLQPGEFVDSDSHAVRDFAHIIAGDAASPIDQAVNLYYAVRDGIRYTPYLDFTDVENYRASSVLGRGFGFCISKASLLAACCRVMGLPARLGFADVRNHLTTPRLRELNGGDLMRWHAFTEILLDGRWVKATPAFNLELCTRFRVKPLEFDGREDSIFHPYDVDQRRHLEYVHDRGVYADVPFEEILTTFRRHSPKLLGGPVDGDFAAEAEQN
- a CDS encoding cysteine-rich CWC family protein — protein: MTAKTCPICKQDNNCGLHADAGPCWCVEVEVPGALIDLVPPELQRKACICLSCIEAFTEDPKLFAARYAG
- a CDS encoding aldehyde ferredoxin oxidoreductase C-terminal domain-containing protein, which encodes MDIRARVDRLVERMQEQPQYPTQGAVLFVDLERRESRRAYLPVEVVKTFLGGRGGNMFLLYNLLDAGLDPLDPGVPLIFGAGILTANMPSATRGNVTSRSPESRAILDSNAGDYFPAFLKRHGYDHLVLYGRNSQWTLLKIDRDQVDFVDATRYRGMNNIAFTAAIECDFACTEQKDMAMARISSAGENRVLCSGIMAGQKSIWARGGGGAKMGSLNLKAILLLGKPPEFDLTADYKRQNREIGKKILSASVVQNALKKVGTPFLYKPSRVLGAMGTKNNQETTWHDSLDADNFDPYRPNMSGCYKCPVCCRANNDMLPGGKGGWGASALTGIAGNASYDKDQSTLEHHKQRTYNGINNDGVFDQYDKGEGPEYIIVGKFGPNIGIKEPEQVLRLNNIINDLALDASSCGSAIAWAMELYQRGIIDQEDTGGLELTWGNYPVIEQLLFMTAKREGFGDTIACSSRAVEQGRYPAEALDYCMASKGLFQSDPHDARILKAFALGLAVATRGMDHLRNRATLEINARINDDAAFKTALYGGVVAPQPTSYEGKEYAVRRCENTFAAGDAVGMCRFNTKLFNSPSTPDLELFAGQIRGLTGMTLSGDDLDEIGRNIIGLERMLNFSFGLRAQDDTLPRRWFEEPITVGPFKGEKVDRERFEELKQRFYRLTGLNSEGLPAPDWHAKLSRVATGFCVQVKLPQPLPGAPEGVVIIDQPVSDLGQLRAELQRRLPEAAEQLQDRSWNIAINGNMVLSDEDQAPVPDGSEVTLLPIIAGG